In Penaeus vannamei isolate JL-2024 chromosome 14, ASM4276789v1, whole genome shotgun sequence, one DNA window encodes the following:
- the LOC113810364 gene encoding sarcoplasmic calcium-binding protein, beta chain: MAYSWDNRVKYIVRYMYDIDNNGFLDKNDFECLAVRVTLIEGRGEFSAEGYAKNKEVMANLWNEIAELADFNKDGEVTVDEFKQAVQKNCKGKAFADFPNAFKVFIGNQFKTIDVNGDGMVGLDEYRLDCITRSAFADVKEIDDAYNKLCTDEDKKAGGINLARYQELYAQFISNEDEKNNAVYLFGPLKEV, translated from the exons ATGGCTTACTCCTGGGATAACCGCGTCAAGTACATCGTCAGGTACATGTACG acATTGACAACAATGGCTTCCTTGACAAGAACGACTTCGAGTGCCTCGCCGTCCGCGTCACCCTGATCGAAGGCCGTGGCGAGTTCTCCGCTGAGGGTTACGCCAAGAACAAGGAGGTCATGGCTAACCTCTGGAACGAGATCGCTGAGCTCGCTGACTTCAACAAG GACGGTGAGGTCACCGTTGACGAGTTCAAGCAGGCTGTCCAGAAGAACTGCAAGGGCAAGGCCTTCGCTGACTTCCCCAACGCTTTCAAGGTCTTCATTGGCAACCAGTTCAAGACCATTGACGTCAACG GTGACGGCATGGTTGGCCTCGACGAGTACAGGCTTGACTGCATCACCAGGTCCGCCTTTGCTGATGTCAAGGAGATTGATGATGCCTACAACAAGCTCTGCACT GATGAGGACAAGAAGGCCGGTGGCATCAACCTCGCTCGCTACCAGGAGCTCTATGCCCAGTTCATCTCCAACGAAGACGAGAAGAACAACGCCGTCTACCTCTTCGGCCCACTGAAGGAGGTCTAG